One part of the Anopheles merus strain MAF chromosome 3L, AmerM5.1, whole genome shotgun sequence genome encodes these proteins:
- the LOC121599939 gene encoding eukaryotic translation initiation factor 3 subunit K — translation MVHYVKMEDGKVMPIQEMLKSIERYNPEHLKVIEAYVEEQARENQYDLEANLACLKLYQFNPHLLNLDITYIILLKALTNFPHTDFVLCKCLLLPAQMNDETVKEIIYLADILEKCDFSLFWSRLAKHPENYQKISGFHDSIRKFVCHVVGITFQTIERGYLMQLLGNVEEKVLLSWLKRYGWKEEGGLVTIATQEDNIKTKHITEKIEFDNLAPLMANCL, via the exons ATGGTGCATTACGTGAAAATGGAGGACGGCAAGGTGATGCCGATCCAGGAAATGCTGAAAAGCATCGAACG ATACAACCCGGAACATCTGAAAGTGATCGAAGCGTACGTCGAGGAGCAGGCCCGGGAAAACCAGTACGATCTGGAGGCCAACCTCGCCTGCCTGAAGCTGTACCAGTTCAATCCGCACCTGCTCAACCTGGACATTACGTACATCATCCTGCTGAAGGCGCTTACCAACTTCCCGCACACCGACTTCGTGCTGTGCAagtgtttgctgctgcccgcCCAGATGAACGACGAAACGGTGAAGGAAATCATCTACCTGGCGGACATACTGGAAAAGTGTGACTTTTCGCTGTTCTGGTCGCGGCTCGCCAAGCACCCGGAGAACTATCAGAAGATCAGCGGCTTCCACGATTCGATCCGCAAGTTCGTGTGTCACGTCGTCGGCATCACGTTCCAGACGATCGAGCGCGGCTACCTGATGCAGCTGCTCGGCAACGTGGAGGAGAAGGTGCTGCTGTCCTGGCTGAAGCGGTACGGCTGGAAGGAGGAGGGCGGACTGGTCACGATCGCCACCCAGGAGGACAACATCAAGACGAAGCACATTACCGAGAAGATCGAGTTCGACAATCTGGCACCGCTGATGGCCAACTGCCTGTAA